One window from the genome of Myxocyprinus asiaticus isolate MX2 ecotype Aquarium Trade chromosome 30, UBuf_Myxa_2, whole genome shotgun sequence encodes:
- the LOC127420988 gene encoding ubiquitin-associated protein 2-like isoform X6: MGPRQVELQAEEQSEAVGVEAEEEVVLVDEVEGFLLRAWARLIRAPDMIFQEMRVCLTQRTTLSQPRQRRATQVEALGVTQATLNPRMETTAQTYASVSTGLEFTGGEGTSYPQKFDSTPGAWRTATEEWGTEDWNEDLSETKIFTASSVASVPIPQENVTITAGQRIDLAVLLGKNPPSSSEAEPVPLEGPQSLSQPLVFSNSKQNASLSQSSSSAPYSQHSMVSMLSKGFGDVGDPKGSTGGSTTGSQFLEQFKTAQALAQLAAQHSQSGPPNTGPSTWDTSPTTLGQYDMKPQTEPVHSPFTKRQPYQPASTASSMIDAFLQDKATPASTTSSLPPQSTQSSSLPQTVTTPVPKPSGHAPGQQNSSSPADPQASSPLPLQQHKLKQQKKRASITTKIPALAVEMPGSADISELNLQFGALQFGSEPALPDYDHSAAVATTTTGSQGQNSLYTSASNEQTSALSNPSQMELYEQRASQTRRYPPSVSSSPQKDIQPKNGFSSMQTSQSLEAAAGSAVPVKPASESVVPPSVSNMAPLADPSSGPPSLLTTSNQTPLSALGHEDASPSSLVQPQHNNSLSTHQNSLASSSVRTSNTSLLHPSVDGDSSLLSSSYSAVTSSVPPPSSSTSVAPVPHSVPVAPSSVSSVSAQSALGPVSSLTIGLNSGTGVPSMGPPTAAASSSSSSSAALATAVPSLVSSSRSTAASGKAPPNLPPGVPPLLPNPYIMAPGLLHPYAPQMYGYDDLQMLQTRIPLDYYSIPFATPTTALTGREGSLTNNPYSAGDLSKFGRGDASSPAPATTLAQPQQTQTQTHHTTQQPFINPALPPGYSYTSLPYYTGVPGLPNTFQYGPAMFPVAPTSSKQHGVNVGVNASATAFQQASGYGSHGYSTGYEDLGQASAGSGDFCKGGYGTAVAAAASVQNKPASSVTGPGVGVSVTSSNTGVPDISGSVYTKTQSFEKQGFHTGTPSASFSLPSALGSGGPINPPAAAGYAPAPYMHILTPHQQPHSQMLHHHMQQDGQSGSGQRNQNASIQQKSQINKSGYNSYSWGGN, encoded by the exons ATGGGGCCAAGGCAAGTGGAGTTGCAGGCAGAGGAACAGAGCGAGGCCGTCGGGGTAGAGGCAGAGGAAGAG GTGGTGCTGGTAGACGAGGTGGAAGGTTTTCTGCTCAGGGCATGGG CCAGATTGATAAGGGCCCCAGATATGATTTTTCAGGAGATGAGAG TCTGTTTAACCCAGCGGACTACACTGAGCCAGCCCAGACAGAGGAGAGCTACACAAGTGGAAGCACTTGGAGTAACACAGGCAACCTTGAACCCGAGGATGGAAACA ACAGCTCAGACCTACGCATCTGTCTCCACAGGGCTAGAGTTTACAGGTGGAGAGGGAACGAGCTATCCCCAAAAGTTTGACTCCACCCCTG GTGCTTGGAGAACTGCCACAGAAGAGTGGGGTACGGAGGATTGGAATGAGGAT TTGTCTGAGACCAAGATATTCACTGCCTCCAGTGTGGCATCTGTGCCCATTCCACAAGAGAATGTCACCATTACAGCTGGACAGAG GATTGATTTGGCGGTGTTGCTGGGGAAGAATCCACCCTCTTCCTCTGAAGCAGAGCCTGTTCCACTTGAAGGCCCACAGTCTCTGTCTCAGCCTTTGGTGTTCAGCAATTCAAAACAGAATGCTTCATTGTCCCAGTCCTCCTCCAGTGCTCCTTACAGCCAGCACAGCATG GTGAGCATGCTCAGTAAGGGTTTTGGTGATGTAGGAGACCCTAAAGGAAGCACTGGAGGCTCCACGACTGGTTCTCAATTCTTGGAGCAGTTTAAGACTGCCCAGGCATTGGCCCAGCTGGCAGCTCAACACTCACAAAGTGGACCCCCCAACACAGGTCCTTCTACCTGGGATACCAGCCCCACTACACTGGGGCAATACG ATATGAAACCTCAAACGGAGCCTGTGCACAGTCCCTTCACTAAACGGCAGCCCTACCAGCCCGCCTCCACTGCATCCTCCATGATTGACGCCTTCTTGCAGGACAAAGCTACACCCGCTTCTACCACCTCGTCCCTGCCCCCTCAGTCCACCCAATCATCCTCACTGCCCCAGACCGTAACCACACCTGTTCCCAAACCCTCTGGACACGCTCCAGGTCAGCAGAACTCTTCCAGCCCCGCAGACCCCCAGGCGTCCAGCCCCCTCCCCCTGCAACAGCACAAACTCAAACAGCAGAAGAAGAGGGCTTCCATCACAACCAAG ATTCCAGCCCTAGCAGTGGAGATGCCAGGCTCTGCAGATATATCCGAGCTTAACCTTCAGTTTGGAGCATTACAGTTCGGCTCTGAACCGGCGCTTCCTGATTATGATCACTCGGCAGCTGTTGCCACGACAACGACTGGCAGCCAAGGCCAAAACAGCCTTTACACAAGCGCCAGCAA TGAGCAGACCTCAGCCTTGTCCAATCCTAGTCAGATGGAGCTGTACGAGCAAAGAGCGAGCCAGACACGACGTTACCCCCCTTCTGTGTCCTCCTCACCCCAAAAAGACATACAGCCCAAA aatggGTTCAGTTCCATGCAGACATCGCAATCTTTGGAAG CTGCAGCAGGCTCTGCAGTACCTGTGAAACCGGCTTCTGAATCAGTCGTCCCGCCTTCGGTTTCCAACATGGCCCCATTGGCTGACCCCTCGTCGGGTCCTCCCTCCCTGCTGACCACATCCAATCAGACCCCTCTCAGTGCTCTCGGCCATGAAGATGCCTCCCCCAGCTCATTGGTTCAACCTCAACACAATAA CTCCCTCTCTACACATCAGAACAGTTTGGCATCGTCTTCAGTTCGCACTTCAAACACAAGTCTTCTG CATCCGAGTGTGGACGGTGATTCCAGCTTGCTCTCCTCGTCTTACTCCGCCGTGACTTCTTCAGTCCCTCCGCCCTCTTCCTCTACGTCAGTTGCCCCTGTCCCCCACAGCGTCCCTGTCGCACCCTCATCTGTCAGTTCGGTCTCGGCACAGTCTGCTCTGGGTCCGGTCAGCAGTCTGACCATTGGACTGAACAGTGGCACTGGTGTTCCATCCATGGGCCCTCCCACAGCTGCTGCGTCTTCATCTTCCTCATCCTCTGCAGCCCTGGCCACTGCTGTACCCTCATTGGTCTCCTCGTCTCGCAGCACGGCTGCCTCAG GGAAAGCGCCTCCAAACCTGCCTCCTGGAGTACCGCCACTGCTGCCCAACCCTTACATCATGGCTCCTGGCCTGCTTCATCCTTATGCA CCTCAAATGTATGGCTACGATGACTTACAAATGTTACAGACCAGAATACCATTG GACTATTACAGCATACCATTTGCTACTCCAACTACAGCACTGACTGGCAGGGAAGGCAGTTTGACAAATAACCCTTATTCTG CTGGTGACTTGTCGAAATTTGGCCGTGGTGATGCCTCATCCCCTGCTCCCGCCACAACGTTGGCACAGCCTCAGCAGACCCAGACCCAAACGCACCACACCACCCAGCAGCCCTTCATCAACCCGGCCCTTCCGCCTGGATACAGCTACACCAGCCTGCCATATTACACTGGTGTGCCCGGTCTTCCCAACACCTTCCAGTACGGCCCTGCCATGTTTCCG GTGGCTCCTACCTCCTCCAAACAGCACGGTGTGAATGTTGGTGTAAATGCATCAGCCACGGCCTTCCAGCAAGCGAGCGGCTATGGATCACACGGATACAGCACTG GCTATGAGGATTTGGGCCAGGCTTCGGCAGGGAGCGGGGATTTCTGTAAGGGCGGTTACGGCACCGCCGTTGCTGCCGCTGCTTCCGTGCAAAACAAGCCCGCCAGCTCCGTCACCGGGCCCGGAGTGG GGGTCTCTGTGACGTCCAGCAACACAGGAGTCCCTGACATCTCAGGGTCTGTTTACACAAAGACGCAG TCTTTTGAGAAGCAGGGTTTCCACACGGGAACTCCCAGCGCCTCCTTCAGTTTGCCCTCAGCACTTGGGAGCGGCGGCCCAATCAACCCTCCTGCTGCAGCGGGCTACGCTCCAGCCCCCTACATGCATATCCTGACCCCCCATCAGCAGCCCCACTCTCAGATGCTCCATCACCACATGCAGCAGGATGGACAG AGTGGCTCTGGACAGCGTAATCAGAATGCTTCCATTCAACAGAAGTCGCAGATCAACAAGTCTGGTTACAACAGCTACAGCTGGGGAGGCAATTAA